The Sulfitobacter sp. S223 genome has a window encoding:
- the kynU gene encoding kynureninase: protein MSNILKKEAFILPEGVIYLDGNSLGPMPKAVAARVQTMLTDEWGEMLIRGWNGAGWMDQPARVGDQVARIIGAPEGSVVMGDTLSLKVFQALAAAIKLMPERRVILSDTGNFPSDLYMAEGLVGLLEQGYELRTVAPEDVAARVDETVAVVMLTQVDYRTGRMHDMKTMTEVAHAKGAVMLWDLAHSAGAHEVDLIGSNCEFAIGCTYKYLNGGPGAPAFIYVRPDLAETIEPALSGWLGHRQPFAFDLNYKAGSGIDRMRVGTPPVIQLTALEVAMELWADVDMAELRAASVALQEQFIAEVERDVPALTLASPRDSAVRGSQVSFRFHEGYAAMQAVIDRGVIGDFRAPDIMRFGFTPMYLDAADITAAVKIIADVMNNDLWDQDKYKVRSKVT, encoded by the coding sequence GTGTCCAATATCCTGAAAAAAGAAGCGTTTATCTTGCCGGAAGGCGTGATCTATCTTGATGGCAATTCCCTTGGCCCCATGCCCAAGGCGGTCGCTGCCCGCGTGCAAACCATGCTCACCGATGAGTGGGGAGAGATGCTTATTCGCGGCTGGAACGGGGCAGGGTGGATGGACCAGCCTGCGCGTGTCGGGGATCAGGTCGCACGGATCATAGGGGCGCCCGAAGGCTCGGTCGTGATGGGCGATACGCTGTCGCTAAAGGTATTTCAGGCGCTGGCCGCCGCGATCAAATTGATGCCAGAGCGGCGTGTGATCCTCAGCGATACAGGAAACTTCCCCTCTGACCTTTATATGGCCGAAGGCCTTGTCGGGCTGCTAGAGCAAGGGTACGAGCTGCGTACCGTGGCACCCGAAGATGTGGCGGCTAGGGTGGATGAAACTGTCGCCGTGGTGATGCTCACGCAGGTCGATTATCGCACCGGTCGCATGCACGACATGAAAACTATGACAGAAGTGGCGCACGCCAAGGGCGCGGTGATGTTGTGGGATCTTGCCCATTCGGCGGGCGCGCATGAGGTCGATCTGATCGGTTCCAACTGTGAATTCGCCATCGGCTGTACCTATAAATATCTTAACGGCGGTCCGGGTGCGCCTGCGTTTATCTATGTTCGTCCCGATTTGGCGGAAACGATTGAACCAGCGCTCAGCGGCTGGTTGGGGCACCGTCAGCCATTTGCCTTTGATTTGAATTACAAGGCCGGATCAGGGATTGACCGCATGCGCGTGGGAACGCCGCCAGTTATCCAGCTCACAGCGCTTGAAGTCGCTATGGAGCTTTGGGCCGATGTGGATATGGCAGAGCTACGCGCAGCCTCTGTAGCCCTACAAGAGCAGTTCATCGCCGAGGTTGAGCGCGATGTGCCTGCTTTGACTTTGGCCAGCCCTCGGGACAGTGCTGTGCGTGGCTCTCAGGTATCTTTCCGTTTCCACGAAGGCTATGCTGCTATGCAGGCAGTGATTGATCGCGGGGTTATTGGGGACTTTCGTGCACCTGATATTATGCGGTTTGGATTTACACCAATGTATCTGGATGCCGCGGATATAACTGCTGCGGTGAAGATCATCGCAGATGTGATGAATAATGATCTATGGGATCAGGATAAATATAAGGTCCGATCAAAAGTTACCTGA
- a CDS encoding tryptophan 2,3-dioxygenase has product MSDFEKAAEGAKMDFSKDMSYGDYLGLDPILNAQHPLSDAHDEMLFIVQHQTSELWMRLAIHELEAARASLVNGELPAAFKMLSRVARIFEQLNSAWDVLRTMTPSEYTAFRPSLGNSSGFQSHQYRLVEFILGNRNSALMKLHKHREEAYARLKAELARPSLYQVAISLLCARFDHASLAGEPGQADWSADIAVQDLWQRVYEDPRAHWDLYELAEKLVDLEDYFRRWRFNHVTTVERIIGFKRGTGGTAGVAYLRKMLEVELFPELWNVRGAL; this is encoded by the coding sequence ATGAGTGATTTTGAAAAGGCTGCCGAAGGTGCCAAAATGGATTTTTCCAAAGATATGTCCTACGGGGACTATCTTGGTCTTGATCCAATTCTGAACGCTCAGCATCCGCTGTCTGACGCCCATGACGAGATGCTGTTTATCGTGCAACACCAGACCTCCGAGCTTTGGATGAGGTTGGCGATACACGAGCTTGAGGCGGCGCGTGCGTCATTGGTGAACGGGGAATTGCCTGCGGCCTTCAAAATGCTGAGTCGTGTAGCGCGCATTTTCGAACAGCTTAACTCTGCGTGGGATGTGCTGCGCACAATGACGCCCAGCGAATACACGGCCTTCCGGCCCAGCCTTGGTAACTCGTCGGGGTTCCAGTCGCATCAGTACCGGTTGGTGGAGTTTATCCTTGGCAATCGCAACAGCGCCTTGATGAAGCTGCACAAGCACCGCGAAGAGGCGTATGCGCGGCTCAAGGCTGAACTTGCCCGGCCCAGCCTGTATCAGGTGGCAATATCGTTGCTGTGCGCGCGTTTTGACCACGCGTCGCTGGCTGGCGAACCGGGGCAGGCGGATTGGTCTGCGGACATTGCGGTGCAGGACCTGTGGCAGCGCGTCTATGAAGACCCGCGCGCCCATTGGGATCTGTACGAGCTAGCGGAAAAGCTGGTCGATCTTGAGGACTATTTCCGTCGGTGGCGCTTTAATCACGTGACGACCGTAGAGCGGATCATCGGGTTCAAGCGGGGCACAGGCGGGACGGCGGGCGTGGCTTATTTGCGCAAAATGCTCGAAGTAGAACTGTTTCCTGAATTATGGAATGTAAGAGGAGCGCTTTAA
- a CDS encoding phage integrase central domain-containing protein, translating to MPLSDIKVRNLKAAEKQYKVSDFEGLFILIKTSGSKSWRFKYRVSGKEKLLVIGDYPAHSLAQARKARDAAKALLAQGIDPNESKQEEKRIKEAAKGETFAKLGQAFLAKQRQEGKSKATLDKTEYHLKLANQDFGHKPISEITAPTILKTLRKVEAKGNYETAHRLRARIGSVFRYAVASGVAEVDPTYALRDALIRPTRVHRAAITDPKALGQLMREIEHFDGQATTRIGLQLLAILAQRPGEIRNAKWAEFDFANKIWAIPAEKMKMRRDHLVPLPDQAIALLDKLRRMNGNGEYLFPSLRTWKRPMSENTLNAALRRMGYSGDEMTAHGFRASFSTLANESGLWHADAIERALAHVEKNEVRRAYARGEHWEERVRLADWWAGYIEEMRKKT from the coding sequence ATGCCCCTCAGTGACATCAAGGTCCGAAACCTCAAAGCCGCAGAAAAACAGTACAAAGTCAGCGATTTTGAAGGCCTGTTCATTCTGATAAAAACAAGTGGATCTAAGTCGTGGCGCTTTAAGTACCGAGTGAGCGGCAAAGAAAAACTTCTCGTCATTGGCGACTACCCCGCCCACAGCTTGGCCCAAGCGCGTAAAGCTCGTGACGCAGCAAAAGCACTGTTGGCGCAGGGAATTGATCCTAACGAATCCAAGCAGGAAGAAAAACGAATAAAGGAGGCCGCCAAAGGCGAGACATTTGCGAAACTAGGACAAGCGTTTTTAGCCAAGCAACGTCAAGAGGGTAAGTCTAAAGCCACCTTGGATAAGACGGAATACCACCTCAAGCTTGCCAACCAAGATTTCGGACACAAACCAATCTCCGAAATCACAGCGCCAACGATACTTAAAACCCTGCGCAAAGTGGAAGCTAAAGGCAACTACGAGACTGCCCACCGGCTCCGCGCCCGCATTGGCTCTGTCTTTCGCTATGCAGTGGCGAGCGGCGTTGCGGAAGTTGACCCTACATATGCGCTACGGGACGCCCTAATCCGCCCAACCCGAGTCCACCGCGCCGCTATCACAGACCCTAAGGCGCTGGGCCAACTGATGCGCGAAATAGAACATTTCGACGGCCAAGCCACAACGCGGATCGGACTTCAACTGCTGGCAATCCTCGCCCAGCGCCCCGGAGAGATCCGTAATGCAAAGTGGGCCGAGTTCGACTTTGCTAACAAAATTTGGGCCATTCCTGCCGAGAAGATGAAAATGCGCCGTGACCATCTTGTTCCCCTTCCCGACCAAGCGATTGCTTTGCTGGATAAGCTGCGCAGAATGAACGGCAACGGCGAATACCTCTTCCCATCCTTGCGGACATGGAAACGTCCTATGTCTGAAAACACGCTCAACGCAGCACTTCGGCGCATGGGGTACTCCGGTGACGAGATGACGGCGCACGGGTTTAGAGCGAGTTTTTCAACTTTGGCCAATGAAAGCGGCCTTTGGCACGCTGACGCCATTGAGCGCGCCCTAGCCCATGTGGAGAAGAACGAAGTGCGGCGAGCATATGCGAGGGGTGAACATTGGGAAGAACGGGTGAGGCTGGCAGATTGGTGGGCTGGGTACATTGAAGAAATGAGGAAGAAGACATGA
- a CDS encoding AlpA family transcriptional regulator, which produces MLHNTQFPKDGFVRLSQILAPAGPIPVSKSTWWQGVKEGRFPQPQKLGPRTTVWKAEDIRSLFEAHSHE; this is translated from the coding sequence ATGTTGCACAACACACAATTTCCGAAAGACGGTTTCGTCCGTCTGTCTCAAATACTAGCCCCAGCTGGCCCTATTCCTGTATCAAAATCCACATGGTGGCAGGGGGTAAAGGAAGGGCGTTTTCCGCAACCTCAGAAACTTGGCCCACGCACCACGGTTTGGAAAGCTGAGGACATCCGGTCATTGTTCGAGGCTCACTCTCATGAGTAA
- a CDS encoding helix-turn-helix domain-containing protein, protein MSKRANPMAVKAALTYEIKDAAKALGVSVATIRNWIKDGLPVMASQKPFLILGAELRAYLRAKHRAKKSPLKHNQLYCLSCKTGCEPHNLTVTPTPNSPRTLRITGTCGRCGGTSSRIISLSKVSEFARSFHFKKNGNI, encoded by the coding sequence ATGAGTAAGCGCGCGAACCCTATGGCAGTGAAAGCGGCCCTCACCTACGAAATAAAGGACGCAGCCAAGGCGCTGGGCGTTTCGGTAGCGACCATCCGCAACTGGATTAAAGACGGTTTGCCCGTGATGGCATCACAGAAACCGTTTCTAATTTTGGGTGCGGAGCTGCGCGCCTACCTGCGGGCTAAACATCGCGCCAAGAAAAGCCCCCTCAAACATAATCAGCTTTATTGCCTGTCCTGCAAGACTGGCTGTGAGCCTCATAACCTAACAGTTACTCCGACACCAAACTCTCCACGCACCCTCCGCATTACAGGCACTTGTGGCCGATGTGGAGGAACGTCCAGCCGAATAATCTCCCTATCGAAGGTGAGTGAGTTCGCCCGATCTTTCCACTTCAAAAAGAACGGCAACATCTGA
- the xerC gene encoding tyrosine recombinase XerC: MSSPDLSTSKRTATSDPIRYRHSPFKLTLTKERQAMRKINEQNERIKRRYLQYLKTAQRKDATTIQKAAEGILRFEASTKYVDFKRFRIERAIKFQEALVEEFSKATGKPLSKSTIRSILAANKGFIFWLAQQNGYKSRIRHSDADYFNIDFKGSRIASAVRDTPYPSMQMARHAFSYMPEGTEIERRNKALFAFLMLTGARDGAVASLRLKHINMIDGCVYQDARDVKTKNSKTITTYFMPVDPEYLTCFKAWITHLKDTALFGPDDPLFPPPNSKPVDGVFKVVGLRRETYQNANAIRTVIKEAFKRADLPPFTPHAFRKTLVKWADTAYPTREAFKAFSQNIGHSSVITTVSAYCPVTTERQGELIKAGAKD, from the coding sequence GTGAGTTCGCCCGATCTTTCCACTTCAAAAAGAACGGCAACATCTGACCCTATTAGATACCGCCACTCCCCATTCAAACTAACACTTACGAAGGAGCGCCAAGCAATGCGCAAAATTAATGAACAAAACGAGCGGATCAAGCGCCGTTACCTCCAATACCTCAAGACGGCCCAGCGGAAGGATGCGACTACGATTCAGAAGGCAGCTGAGGGCATTCTACGTTTTGAAGCCAGTACCAAATATGTCGATTTCAAGCGCTTTCGCATTGAGCGGGCAATCAAGTTTCAAGAGGCTTTGGTGGAGGAGTTCAGCAAGGCCACAGGAAAGCCGCTGTCAAAGTCCACTATTCGCAGCATCTTAGCCGCGAACAAGGGTTTCATTTTTTGGCTGGCGCAGCAAAACGGATATAAGAGCCGCATTCGCCACTCTGATGCAGATTACTTCAACATAGACTTCAAAGGTTCGCGTATTGCCAGCGCCGTACGCGACACGCCTTATCCTTCTATGCAAATGGCGCGACATGCTTTCTCATACATGCCCGAAGGAACAGAAATCGAGCGCCGCAACAAAGCACTCTTCGCCTTCCTTATGCTCACAGGCGCGCGTGATGGCGCTGTCGCCTCTCTACGCCTCAAACACATCAATATGATCGACGGCTGCGTGTATCAGGATGCACGCGACGTGAAGACCAAGAACTCCAAGACCATCACAACCTACTTCATGCCCGTCGATCCTGAATATCTGACCTGTTTCAAGGCTTGGATCACCCACCTTAAAGACACAGCGCTATTCGGGCCGGATGATCCCTTGTTCCCGCCACCGAACAGCAAACCCGTGGACGGCGTGTTTAAGGTAGTTGGCCTGCGCCGCGAGACATACCAGAACGCAAACGCCATTCGTACCGTCATCAAGGAGGCCTTCAAACGTGCTGACCTGCCTCCGTTCACACCGCACGCGTTCCGCAAAACTTTGGTGAAATGGGCAGACACCGCCTACCCCACCCGCGAAGCCTTTAAGGCCTTCTCGCAGAACATCGGTCATTCTAGTGTGATCACCACAGTTAGCGCCTATTGCCCCGTCACCACCGAGCGACAGGGGGAATTGATAAAGGCTGGCGCTAAGGATTAA
- a CDS encoding type I restriction-modification system subunit M N-terminal domain-containing protein, translating to MANTPHGKMNADEFPDYILGFIFHKYLSERMHIYANSVLVADEIDFKDIDEGTEDGLACRYVRTLGTLAGLL from the coding sequence ATCGCCAACACCCCACACGGCAAGATGAACGCGGATGAGTTCCCCGATTACATCCTTGGCTTCATCTTCCACAAATACCTGTCCGAGCGGATGCATATCTATGCAAATAGCGTTCTAGTGGCGGACGAGATTGATTTCAAAGACATCGACGAAGGCACTGAGGACGGCTTAGCCTGTAGATATGTACGGACTCTCGGGACACTTGCTGGATTACTGTAG
- a CDS encoding IS481 family transposase, translating to MTNEERDIQRKLRVLQHAERIGNARKACRYFGIGRSSFYRWRDAYQKHGEAGLKNAKSIPKNPANQTPPEIVDKVLYLRRKYHLGPIRIVWYLARYHSIKISDAGVYRILKRNGLNRLPRGTRMRKLHTKRYQKQVPGHHIQVDVKFLTFKGKSGEKVRRFQFTAIDDATRVRALKIYEKHTQASAVDFIDHIIEKFPFRIREIRTDNGHEFQAKFHWHVEDLGIRHAYIKRGTPQLNGKVERSHRSDQQEFYQLLSYKGDVDLEAKLDEWERFYNFARPHGAHNGQTPYEALRDKLQ from the coding sequence ATGACGAACGAAGAACGAGACATCCAACGTAAACTGAGAGTGCTTCAGCATGCCGAGAGGATCGGCAATGCCCGCAAAGCGTGTCGGTATTTTGGGATTGGAAGATCCAGCTTTTATAGATGGCGGGATGCGTATCAAAAGCATGGTGAAGCTGGTCTGAAAAACGCCAAATCAATTCCGAAGAACCCAGCCAATCAAACGCCACCGGAGATCGTGGACAAGGTTCTGTATCTGCGCCGCAAATATCATCTGGGGCCAATCAGGATCGTCTGGTACTTAGCACGTTATCACAGCATCAAAATTTCAGACGCAGGGGTCTACCGCATCCTCAAGCGCAATGGGCTCAATCGGCTGCCCAGAGGCACACGAATGCGTAAACTACACACCAAGCGCTATCAGAAACAGGTGCCCGGCCATCATATCCAAGTGGATGTTAAGTTTCTGACCTTCAAAGGAAAAAGCGGCGAGAAAGTCCGCCGTTTTCAATTCACTGCCATTGATGACGCAACCCGAGTTCGTGCTCTCAAGATTTATGAGAAACACACGCAGGCAAGCGCGGTCGATTTCATTGATCACATTATCGAAAAGTTCCCGTTTCGCATCCGTGAAATTCGGACAGATAACGGCCACGAGTTCCAAGCCAAATTCCATTGGCATGTCGAAGACCTCGGCATCAGGCACGCCTACATCAAACGCGGCACGCCTCAGCTCAACGGCAAAGTCGAGCGCTCACACCGATCCGATCAGCAGGAATTTTACCAACTTCTCAGCTACAAAGGTGACGTCGATCTCGAGGCCAAACTCGACGAATGGGAACGGTTTTACAACTTCGCCAGACCGCACGGTGCCCACAACGGGCAAACCCCTTACGAAGCTCTCAGAGACAAGCTACAGTAA
- a CDS encoding response regulator transcription factor: MRILVADDHVLVRDTIAAFMKGEDVDEVKTVATLDEAIDEVKDTGTFDLVLLDYSMPGMNGLDGLSKMLVANEKRPVAILSGTAPREVAEAALQAGAQGFLPKTLAAKSLLTAARFMAEGEIYAPFGFLRQTDDASAGPLTKRELQVVRGISQGNSNKEIARDMELQEVTIKLHVKTLSRKLNARNRTHAAMIARDRYLI; this comes from the coding sequence ATGCGCATTTTGGTAGCGGACGACCACGTGTTGGTACGGGATACTATAGCAGCTTTTATGAAGGGTGAGGATGTCGACGAGGTCAAGACCGTCGCGACCCTGGACGAAGCGATCGACGAGGTTAAAGACACTGGCACCTTTGACCTAGTTCTACTGGACTATTCGATGCCCGGAATGAATGGCTTGGACGGACTGAGCAAGATGCTGGTCGCCAACGAAAAGCGTCCGGTCGCTATTTTGTCGGGTACCGCGCCCCGCGAAGTCGCCGAAGCCGCACTGCAGGCCGGCGCACAGGGTTTCCTCCCAAAGACACTTGCAGCCAAGTCCTTGCTGACCGCTGCGCGGTTCATGGCCGAAGGCGAAATTTACGCACCGTTCGGGTTTCTTCGGCAGACCGACGATGCTTCGGCCGGACCGTTGACCAAACGCGAACTGCAAGTGGTCCGAGGCATTTCCCAGGGGAATTCCAATAAGGAAATCGCCCGTGACATGGAACTGCAAGAAGTCACCATCAAGCTGCATGTCAAGACGCTTAGCCGTAAATTGAATGCCCGAAACCGGACCCACGCCGCTATGATCGCCCGGGACCGTTACCTGATCTGA
- a CDS encoding molybdopterin-dependent oxidoreductase has protein sequence MFVLNIGVKALATVAFVVCAAAAHATDLPIPEGEVVLTVSSDLALTNNGDAAVFDMAMLEAIGTTEFETTTIWTDGPQTFKGTPLANLMQAMGVENGTIRATAINDYSVEIPMTDAVENGALIAFERNGEKMSVREKGPLWIVYPYDLNNDFQSEVYYSRSIWQLDRIEIQP, from the coding sequence ATGTTTGTTTTAAACATTGGCGTCAAAGCCCTTGCGACCGTCGCCTTTGTCGTGTGCGCTGCCGCCGCTCATGCCACCGATCTGCCTATACCAGAAGGAGAGGTAGTCCTTACTGTATCGAGCGATCTAGCATTAACCAATAATGGTGATGCTGCAGTATTTGACATGGCGATGCTGGAAGCGATCGGCACGACTGAATTCGAAACGACGACGATCTGGACTGACGGCCCTCAGACCTTCAAAGGCACCCCGCTGGCAAATCTGATGCAGGCTATGGGCGTCGAAAACGGAACCATCCGCGCCACAGCGATCAACGACTACTCCGTCGAGATCCCGATGACAGACGCCGTGGAAAATGGCGCCCTTATCGCTTTCGAGCGCAACGGCGAGAAAATGTCCGTACGTGAAAAAGGTCCGCTATGGATCGTTTATCCCTATGATCTAAATAACGATTTCCAGTCGGAAGTCTATTACTCGCGCAGCATTTGGCAACTTGATCGAATTGAAATCCAGCCCTAA
- a CDS encoding ATP-binding protein produces the protein MSRSLMGLVTIFFITAIALLSINIRSQLAELATASSDNVQWALSQTEVELLMLGNSIADAERSDNADLDGVRQKFDIFYSRVHTLSASPVFAQLRSVPTISADINYLTKFLDDTVPIIDGDDADLLAALPKLSTDLSDARGIVRDAALQGITHFSKVSDNRRDSVARTLIYVALLTTALILILILLVYALNRSVYRSKENARRSRETRDRLETVISTSLDAVIVIDEDGTVLEYNGAAERIFGYSYSDAIGADMADLIIPDNLRKAHSDGMLRFRRGAPARVVNRGIVQLEAKRKNGEQFPIDLSIAAATRPEGVIYVGFIRDISDRVTAEKELLSARDDAIAGEKSKANMLAVMSHEMRTPLNGMLGTLDLFDADKLDRNHQRYLRVIRNSGNLLLGHVNDVLDISRLDADKMSMSMERFDLGAALQETIDAQTPHAKDHGNTIELSLLDACLHDVYSDPIRICQIVTNLLNNAIKFTRNGNITIEAECHGDLGDVELRVIDSGIGISEENMERIFGDFVTIDSSYSRNNGGTGLGLGISRRLITALGGEIGAESELGGGSAFWLRMPMRHPAESQKSRASLIKEEVVPTTPTRKLSILLVEDNAVNRLVAREMLLREGHTVTEAHNGCEGVLLAEQIEFDVILMDISMPEMDGVEATGKIRESRVGSWRAPIIATTAHVLKNDVQRFRDAGMNEILSKPISIVRMRKALASVVERIDKAPVLENEPSVDTEELIDWEQAKTVQKTLPSKQLAEAIETIRSEMVAFFEDLPGMIESSTDFKSLGCEAHRLAGSAAVFGAVRLADLLRAIQFEAENNSQKNLRALEIEAKQCWQDTCTEYMAKMGLVP, from the coding sequence ATGAGCCGAAGCCTAATGGGCCTTGTAACGATCTTTTTCATAACGGCAATCGCACTTCTTTCGATCAACATCAGGTCGCAGCTAGCTGAACTGGCCACCGCGTCATCTGACAATGTTCAATGGGCTCTGTCGCAGACCGAAGTGGAACTGCTGATGCTGGGTAACTCCATCGCGGATGCAGAAAGGTCGGACAATGCTGATCTTGACGGAGTCCGTCAAAAATTCGATATCTTTTACAGCCGAGTTCATACGCTCAGTGCAAGTCCGGTTTTCGCGCAACTGCGTTCGGTTCCGACCATTTCAGCCGATATCAATTACCTGACCAAGTTCCTCGATGACACCGTGCCGATCATCGACGGTGACGATGCTGATCTGCTGGCCGCTCTGCCCAAGCTATCAACGGATCTCTCCGATGCACGCGGCATTGTACGCGACGCTGCGCTGCAGGGCATTACTCATTTTTCCAAGGTTAGTGATAATAGACGCGATAGTGTCGCACGCACCTTGATCTACGTCGCACTGCTAACGACTGCACTGATTTTGATCCTGATTTTGCTGGTCTACGCGCTCAATCGTTCGGTGTATAGAAGCAAGGAAAACGCGCGCCGATCCCGCGAGACTCGGGACCGGCTTGAAACCGTGATCTCCACATCGCTCGACGCGGTCATCGTGATTGATGAAGATGGCACAGTGCTGGAATACAACGGCGCAGCCGAAAGAATTTTCGGGTATTCGTATTCGGATGCGATCGGTGCTGACATGGCCGACCTCATTATCCCGGATAATCTGCGTAAAGCGCATAGCGATGGGATGCTAAGATTCCGACGTGGCGCCCCCGCCAGGGTCGTTAACAGGGGCATCGTGCAGTTGGAGGCCAAACGGAAGAACGGAGAGCAGTTTCCGATCGACCTTTCCATCGCTGCTGCGACCCGTCCCGAAGGCGTCATTTATGTCGGTTTCATCCGCGATATTTCTGACCGTGTGACCGCCGAAAAAGAGCTCCTGTCTGCCCGCGATGACGCGATTGCAGGTGAAAAGTCCAAGGCCAACATGCTGGCAGTCATGAGCCACGAAATGCGAACCCCCTTGAACGGCATGCTGGGTACTTTGGACCTGTTCGATGCCGACAAGCTGGATCGAAATCATCAGCGGTATCTGCGCGTTATTCGGAATTCCGGCAACCTCCTTCTGGGGCATGTCAACGACGTTCTCGACATCTCTCGGCTCGATGCCGATAAAATGAGCATGAGCATGGAGCGCTTTGACCTTGGCGCCGCTCTGCAAGAAACGATTGATGCCCAGACGCCGCATGCGAAGGATCACGGCAATACAATCGAGCTTTCCTTGCTCGATGCGTGCCTGCACGATGTCTATTCTGATCCGATCCGCATTTGTCAGATCGTGACGAACCTTCTGAACAATGCGATCAAATTCACCCGCAATGGCAATATAACCATAGAGGCGGAATGCCATGGTGATCTGGGCGATGTGGAGCTGCGGGTAATCGACAGCGGCATTGGAATTTCCGAAGAAAACATGGAACGGATTTTTGGCGATTTCGTCACGATCGACAGCTCTTACTCAAGAAACAACGGCGGGACGGGCCTGGGGCTTGGGATTTCTCGGCGTTTGATAACGGCGCTGGGTGGCGAAATCGGAGCAGAAAGCGAACTAGGCGGCGGAAGCGCATTCTGGCTGCGCATGCCGATGCGGCACCCCGCCGAATCCCAAAAAAGCAGAGCATCTCTGATCAAAGAGGAAGTCGTGCCTACTACTCCGACGCGCAAACTATCAATACTTCTGGTCGAAGATAATGCAGTGAACCGGCTTGTCGCGCGCGAAATGCTTCTGCGTGAGGGCCATACCGTAACAGAGGCACATAACGGATGCGAAGGCGTTCTATTGGCGGAACAAATAGAGTTTGACGTAATTCTTATGGACATTTCGATGCCCGAAATGGACGGCGTGGAAGCCACGGGGAAAATTCGAGAAAGCCGCGTGGGATCCTGGCGAGCGCCAATCATTGCAACGACGGCCCATGTGTTGAAAAACGATGTGCAGCGGTTCCGCGATGCAGGCATGAACGAAATCTTGTCCAAACCAATCTCAATTGTGCGAATGCGGAAAGCTTTGGCTTCGGTCGTGGAGAGGATCGACAAAGCACCTGTTCTTGAGAACGAACCTTCTGTTGATACTGAAGAGTTGATCGATTGGGAGCAAGCCAAAACCGTTCAAAAAACTCTTCCATCCAAGCAGCTTGCGGAAGCGATCGAGACCATCCGCTCGGAAATGGTCGCATTCTTTGAAGACCTGCCTGGAATGATCGAATCATCCACAGACTTTAAGTCTTTGGGCTGCGAGGCGCACCGGCTGGCGGGTTCCGCGGCAGTCTTCGGTGCGGTCAGGCTAGCCGATTTACTCAGGGCGATTCAGTTCGAGGCCGAAAACAATTCACAGAAGAATCTTCGCGCGCTTGAGATTGAGGCCAAACAATGCTGGCAGGATACCTGCACAGAATATATGGCCAAAATGGGTCTGGTGCCCTAG